One genomic window of Pseudomonas chlororaphis subsp. piscium includes the following:
- a CDS encoding beta (1-6) glucans synthase — protein MPSIARFPLLPYLFACLLGLFALCGFWYGLGQPVVLPDVASASHKLQCASYTPFDKDQSPFDQPFKLRPERMDADLALLATRFECIRTYSMTGLEALPDLARKHGLKLMIGAWVNSNPVDSEKEVDLLIASANANPDVVSSVIVGNEALLRKEVTGPQLARLINKVKAHVKQPVTYADVWEFWLKHPEIAPAVDFLTIHLLPYWEDDPSNIDAALNHVAQVRQVFGNKFAPKDVMIGETGWPSEGRQRETALPSRVNEAKFIRGFVVMAEQNGWHYNLIEAFDQPWKRASEGAVGGYWGLFDADRQDKGVLAGPVSNLPYWPLWLGVGGVIFLATLILGGRVRGTRAALVLPLLGALAACSIGAWGELARATSRFAGEWFWAALLLALNLLVLAHAALSLSTRTGWRQRAFDSLEKHAGWLLAAAGFAAAVMMLELVFDPRYRSFPSAALLLPALVYLCRPVRVPRREIALLTFIVGAGIAPQLYREGLENQQAWGWALVSVLMVAALWRSLRARKA, from the coding sequence CTGCCTGCTGGGGCTCTTCGCGCTCTGCGGCTTCTGGTACGGCCTCGGCCAACCGGTGGTGCTGCCGGATGTCGCCAGCGCCAGCCACAAGCTGCAATGCGCGTCCTACACCCCGTTCGACAAGGACCAGTCGCCCTTCGACCAGCCGTTCAAACTGCGCCCGGAGCGCATGGACGCCGACCTGGCATTGCTGGCGACGCGCTTCGAGTGCATTCGCACCTACTCCATGACCGGACTCGAAGCCCTGCCGGACCTGGCGCGCAAGCACGGCCTGAAGCTGATGATCGGCGCCTGGGTCAACAGCAACCCGGTGGACAGCGAAAAAGAGGTCGACCTGCTGATCGCCTCGGCCAATGCCAACCCGGATGTGGTGAGCTCGGTGATCGTCGGCAACGAAGCCCTGCTGCGCAAGGAAGTCACCGGCCCGCAACTGGCCCGGCTGATCAACAAGGTCAAGGCCCACGTCAAACAGCCGGTCACCTACGCAGACGTCTGGGAGTTCTGGCTCAAGCACCCGGAAATCGCGCCGGCGGTGGACTTCCTGACCATTCACCTGCTGCCCTACTGGGAAGACGATCCGTCCAACATCGATGCCGCGCTGAACCATGTGGCCCAGGTGCGCCAGGTGTTCGGCAACAAATTCGCGCCCAAGGACGTGATGATCGGCGAAACCGGCTGGCCCAGCGAAGGCCGCCAGCGCGAAACCGCCCTGCCGAGCCGGGTCAACGAGGCCAAGTTCATCCGTGGTTTTGTGGTCATGGCCGAACAGAATGGCTGGCATTACAACCTGATCGAGGCCTTCGACCAGCCGTGGAAACGCGCCAGCGAAGGCGCGGTCGGCGGTTACTGGGGGCTGTTCGATGCCGATCGCCAGGACAAGGGCGTGCTCGCCGGGCCGGTGTCGAACCTGCCCTACTGGCCATTGTGGCTGGGCGTGGGCGGAGTGATCTTCCTCGCCACGCTGATCCTCGGTGGCCGGGTCCGCGGCACTCGCGCGGCCCTGGTCCTGCCCCTGCTCGGCGCCCTCGCCGCCTGCTCCATCGGCGCCTGGGGCGAACTGGCGCGGGCCACCAGCCGCTTTGCCGGGGAATGGTTCTGGGCGGCCCTGCTGCTGGCCCTGAACCTGCTGGTGCTGGCCCACGCGGCACTGAGCCTGAGCACCCGCACCGGCTGGCGTCAACGCGCTTTCGACAGCCTGGAAAAACATGCCGGCTGGCTGCTCGCCGCCGCCGGTTTCGCCGCCGCGGTGATGATGCTGGAACTGGTGTTCGACCCACGTTATCGCAGCTTCCCCAGCGCGGCCCTGCTCCTGCCGGCCCTGGTCTACCTGTGCCGCCCGGTGCGGGTGCCACGTCGCGAAATCGCCCTGCTGACCTTTATCGTCGGCGCCGGCATTGCCCCTCAGCTGTATCGCGAAGGCCTGGAAAACCAACAGGCCTGGGGCTGGGCCCTGGTCAGCGTGCTGATGGTCGCCGCCCTGTGGCGCAGCTTGCGGGCTCGCAAGGCCTGA
- a CDS encoding serine/threonine protein kinase — translation MLRSLRFAALFGGLISSASALAVDIDAASYGYPLTNPFEATIATTPPDLRPKLPSNDDINQADRSLTLRPEREFILPDNFWAVKKLTYRIAEQDHAAPLIFLIAGTGARYDSSLNEYLKKLYYQAGYHVVQLSSPTSFDFISAASRFATPGVTKEDAEDIYRVMQAVRAQNPKLPVTDFYLTGYSLGALDAAFVSKLDETRRSFNFKKVLLLNPPVNLYTSITNLDKLVQTEVKGINNTTTFYELVLNKLTRYFQQKGYIDLNDALLYDFQQSKQHLSNEQMAMLIGTSFRFSAADIAFTSDLINRRGLITPPKYPISEGTSLTPFLKRAMQCDFDCYITEQVIPMWRARTDGGSVLQLIDQVSLYALKDYLQDSPKIAVMHNADDVILGPGDLGFLRKTFGNRLTVYPHGGHCGNLNYRVNSDAMLEFFRG, via the coding sequence ATGCTCCGTTCCTTGCGCTTCGCTGCCCTGTTTGGCGGCCTTATCTCGAGTGCGTCCGCGCTCGCGGTCGACATCGATGCCGCCAGCTATGGCTACCCCTTGACCAATCCGTTCGAGGCGACCATTGCCACCACTCCGCCGGACCTGCGTCCGAAGCTGCCGAGCAATGACGATATCAATCAGGCGGACCGCAGCCTGACCTTGCGCCCCGAGCGCGAGTTCATCCTGCCGGACAACTTCTGGGCCGTGAAGAAGCTCACCTACCGCATCGCCGAGCAGGACCATGCCGCACCACTGATCTTCCTCATCGCCGGCACTGGCGCGCGGTATGACAGCAGCCTCAACGAATACCTGAAGAAGCTCTATTACCAGGCCGGCTACCACGTGGTGCAGCTGTCCTCGCCCACCAGCTTCGACTTCATCAGCGCCGCCTCGCGGTTCGCCACCCCCGGCGTGACCAAGGAAGACGCCGAGGACATATACCGCGTGATGCAGGCGGTGCGCGCGCAGAACCCGAAACTGCCGGTCACCGACTTCTATCTCACCGGCTACAGCCTCGGCGCCCTGGATGCGGCCTTCGTCAGCAAGCTGGACGAAACCCGACGCAGCTTCAACTTCAAGAAGGTCCTGCTGCTCAACCCACCGGTCAACCTCTATACCTCCATCACCAACCTCGACAAGCTGGTGCAGACCGAGGTCAAGGGCATCAATAACACCACCACCTTCTACGAGCTGGTACTGAACAAGCTGACCCGCTACTTCCAGCAGAAGGGCTACATCGATCTCAACGATGCCCTGCTCTACGACTTCCAGCAGTCCAAGCAGCACCTGAGCAACGAGCAGATGGCGATGCTGATCGGCACCTCGTTCCGCTTCTCCGCCGCCGACATCGCGTTCACCTCGGACCTGATCAACCGCCGCGGCCTGATCACCCCACCCAAGTACCCGATCAGCGAAGGCACCAGCCTCACCCCATTCCTCAAGCGCGCCATGCAATGCGACTTCGACTGCTACATCACCGAGCAGGTGATTCCGATGTGGCGCGCCCGCACCGACGGCGGCAGCGTGCTGCAACTGATCGACCAGGTGAGCCTGTACGCGCTCAAGGACTACCTGCAGGACAGCCCGAAAATCGCCGTGATGCACAACGCCGACGACGTGATCCTCGGCCCGGGCGACCTGGGGTTCCTGCGCAAGACCTTTGGCAACCGGCTGACGGTCTACCCCCATGGCGGCCATTGCGGCAACCTCAACTACCGCGTCAACAGCGACGCCATGCTGGAGTTCTTCCGTGGCTAA
- a CDS encoding MlaA family lipoprotein produces MAKHLLLIAALFSTGYANADDSKAATPVVADEDGFTQPLKRLKFNPGLDQREFERSSLSALNVYDPLESWNRRVYHFNYRFDQWVFLPVVDGYRYITPSFLRTGVSNFFNNLGDVPNLVNSLLQFKGQRSLNTTARLLVNTTIGIGGLWDPATSMGLPRQSEDFGQTLGFYGVPGGAYFVLPILGPSNLRDTAGLAVDYTTESAINFLNVSEVSSNHPELWVLRGIDKRYQTGFRYGQLDSPFEYEKVRYVYTEARKLQIAE; encoded by the coding sequence GTGGCTAAACATCTCCTGCTCATCGCTGCGTTGTTCAGCACAGGCTATGCCAATGCCGACGACAGCAAGGCCGCGACACCCGTGGTCGCAGACGAGGACGGCTTCACCCAGCCCCTCAAGCGACTCAAGTTCAACCCGGGCCTGGACCAGCGCGAGTTCGAGCGCTCGAGCCTCAGTGCGCTGAACGTCTACGACCCGCTGGAGTCGTGGAACCGTCGGGTGTACCACTTCAACTACCGCTTCGATCAGTGGGTGTTCCTGCCGGTGGTCGACGGTTACCGCTACATCACCCCGAGCTTCCTGCGCACCGGTGTGAGCAACTTCTTCAACAACCTGGGCGACGTGCCCAACCTGGTCAACAGCCTGCTGCAGTTCAAGGGCCAGCGCTCGCTGAACACCACCGCGCGCCTGCTGGTCAACACCACCATCGGTATCGGCGGCCTCTGGGACCCGGCCACCAGCATGGGCCTGCCACGCCAGAGCGAAGACTTCGGCCAGACCCTGGGCTTCTACGGCGTGCCGGGCGGCGCCTATTTCGTCCTGCCGATCCTCGGCCCCTCGAACCTTCGCGACACCGCCGGGCTGGCCGTGGACTACACCACCGAGTCGGCGATCAACTTCCTCAACGTTTCCGAGGTCAGCTCGAACCACCCGGAGCTCTGGGTCCTGCGCGGTATCGACAAGCGCTATCAGACCGGCTTCCGCTATGGCCAGCTGGACTCGCCGTTCGAATACGAGAAAGTCCGCTACGTCTACACCGAAGCCCGCAAGTTGCAAATCGCCGAGTGA